In a genomic window of Vigna angularis cultivar LongXiaoDou No.4 chromosome 6, ASM1680809v1, whole genome shotgun sequence:
- the LOC108340953 gene encoding probable protein phosphatase 2C 10 isoform X1, with the protein MDCFCCFHQVVGGRSSCSSGKGRSHLWPVKYGFSLVKGKANHPMEDYHVAKIVKCGGQELGLFAIYDGHLGDSVPAYLQKHLFSNILKEEDFCTDPRNSIIKAYETTDQAILSHSSDLGRGGSTAVTAILINNQNLWVANVGDSRAVLSRKGVAIQMTIDHEPNTERGFIENKGGFVSNMPGDVARVNGQLAVSRAFGDKNLKSHLRSDPDVHHFDINSDAELLILASDGLWKVMANQEAVDIARRIKDPQKAAKKLIAEALDKDSKDDISCIVVRFKG; encoded by the exons ATGGATTGTTTCTGTTGCTTCCATCAG GTGGTTGGAGGACGCTCTTCATGTAGCTCCGGCAAGGGGAGGAGCCATCTGTGGCCAGTTAAGTATGGTTTTAGCCTAGTTAAAGGGAAAGCAAACCACCCAATGGAGGACTATCATGTAGCAAAAATTGTGAAATGCGGAGGGCAAGAATTAGGACTTTTTGCTATATATGATGGACACTTGGGAGACAGTGTGCCAGCCTATTTACAAAAGCATCTCTTTTCTAATATCTTGAAGGAG GAGGACTTCTGTACCGATCCTAGAAATTCTATCATTAAAGCTTACGAGACAACAGATCAGGCCATTCTTTCTCACAGTTCTGATTTGGGGCGAGGAGGATCTACTGCAGTCACTGCAATTCTTATTAATAATCAGAACTTATGGGTCGCAAATGTTGGAGATTCACGAGCAGTTCTGTCAAGGAAGGGGGTGGCCATTCAGATGACCATTGATCATGAGCCAAATACTGAGAGGGGCTTCATCGAGAACAAAGGAGGCTTTGTCTCAAACATGCCAG GAGATGTTGCAAGAGTGAATGGGCAGCTTGCAGTTTCTCGAGCATTTGGTGACAAAAATCTGAAATCACACTTGCGATCTGATCCTGATGTACATCATTTTGATATTAACTCAGATGCTGAGCTTTTGATACTTGCTAGTGATGGTCTTTGGAAG GTAATGGCAAACCAAGAAGCAGTTGATATTGCTAGAAGGATAAAAGATCCACAAAAGGCAGCAAAAAAGCTAATTGCGGAGGCATTGGACAAAGACAGCAAGGATGATATTTCGTGCATTGTAGTTCGTTTCAAGGGTTGA
- the LOC108340953 gene encoding probable protein phosphatase 2C 10 isoform X2, with product MEDYHVAKIVKCGGQELGLFAIYDGHLGDSVPAYLQKHLFSNILKEEDFCTDPRNSIIKAYETTDQAILSHSSDLGRGGSTAVTAILINNQNLWVANVGDSRAVLSRKGVAIQMTIDHEPNTERGFIENKGGFVSNMPGDVARVNGQLAVSRAFGDKNLKSHLRSDPDVHHFDINSDAELLILASDGLWKVMANQEAVDIARRIKDPQKAAKKLIAEALDKDSKDDISCIVVRFKG from the exons ATGGAGGACTATCATGTAGCAAAAATTGTGAAATGCGGAGGGCAAGAATTAGGACTTTTTGCTATATATGATGGACACTTGGGAGACAGTGTGCCAGCCTATTTACAAAAGCATCTCTTTTCTAATATCTTGAAGGAG GAGGACTTCTGTACCGATCCTAGAAATTCTATCATTAAAGCTTACGAGACAACAGATCAGGCCATTCTTTCTCACAGTTCTGATTTGGGGCGAGGAGGATCTACTGCAGTCACTGCAATTCTTATTAATAATCAGAACTTATGGGTCGCAAATGTTGGAGATTCACGAGCAGTTCTGTCAAGGAAGGGGGTGGCCATTCAGATGACCATTGATCATGAGCCAAATACTGAGAGGGGCTTCATCGAGAACAAAGGAGGCTTTGTCTCAAACATGCCAG GAGATGTTGCAAGAGTGAATGGGCAGCTTGCAGTTTCTCGAGCATTTGGTGACAAAAATCTGAAATCACACTTGCGATCTGATCCTGATGTACATCATTTTGATATTAACTCAGATGCTGAGCTTTTGATACTTGCTAGTGATGGTCTTTGGAAG GTAATGGCAAACCAAGAAGCAGTTGATATTGCTAGAAGGATAAAAGATCCACAAAAGGCAGCAAAAAAGCTAATTGCGGAGGCATTGGACAAAGACAGCAAGGATGATATTTCGTGCATTGTAGTTCGTTTCAAGGGTTGA
- the LOC108340953 gene encoding probable protein phosphatase 2C 10 isoform X3: MDCFCCFHQVVGGRSSCSSGKGRSHLWPVKYGFSLVKGKANHPMEDYHVAKIVKCGGQELGLFAIYDGHLGDSVPAYLQKHLFSNILKEEDFCTDPRNSIIKAYETTDQAILSHSSDLGRGGSTAVTAILINNQNLWVANVGDSRAVLSRKGVAIQMTIDHEPNTERGFIENKGGFVSNMPGNGKPRSS, encoded by the exons ATGGATTGTTTCTGTTGCTTCCATCAG GTGGTTGGAGGACGCTCTTCATGTAGCTCCGGCAAGGGGAGGAGCCATCTGTGGCCAGTTAAGTATGGTTTTAGCCTAGTTAAAGGGAAAGCAAACCACCCAATGGAGGACTATCATGTAGCAAAAATTGTGAAATGCGGAGGGCAAGAATTAGGACTTTTTGCTATATATGATGGACACTTGGGAGACAGTGTGCCAGCCTATTTACAAAAGCATCTCTTTTCTAATATCTTGAAGGAG GAGGACTTCTGTACCGATCCTAGAAATTCTATCATTAAAGCTTACGAGACAACAGATCAGGCCATTCTTTCTCACAGTTCTGATTTGGGGCGAGGAGGATCTACTGCAGTCACTGCAATTCTTATTAATAATCAGAACTTATGGGTCGCAAATGTTGGAGATTCACGAGCAGTTCTGTCAAGGAAGGGGGTGGCCATTCAGATGACCATTGATCATGAGCCAAATACTGAGAGGGGCTTCATCGAGAACAAAGGAGGCTTTGTCTCAAACATGCCAG GTAATGGCAAACCAAGAAGCAGTTGA